DNA sequence from the Leptospiraceae bacterium genome:
CTTTACAGTATCATCCGGGGAGCTGTAGAAGAATACGACAGAGAAGTGAAGTCCTCTGAGTTTCCGGGGGAGAAAAATGTATTTTAGAGCTATGATACGCTTGCTGAAAACAATAATGAATTAAAACACCTTACCCACATCTAATTGAAAGCCTTCGATAGCTTTACTGTAAATTGTATCTCCGGCCCGGGCGGTCTGCTGCTTCCACATTATACCTGCTTTATTATGATAGACTTCTATCCACTCTTCTTCGGGATGAACAATCCAGTATTCCTTAACTAAAAAACGACCATACAAGCCCCTCGTAGAGATGCATTGCAATGAATCTCTACGAGGGGTTGAAAGGATTTCTATGATGAAATCTGGTGCTCCGTGAACTTTCTTCTCTATAATACTGGCACGGCGGATGGAAACGAAAAGAATATCAGGCTGCACTACGTTTTTCTCATCCAGACGAACATCAAGAGGGGCCATAACTGCTTCGCCTATTCCCTCCCTGTTTACAAAAACTCCTATTTCAATATATAATTTCCCCAAAACCTGTTGATGTCTAAAAGATGGTGAATACATAAATATAATTTTTCCTTCGATAAGCTGGTAGGGTGCCATTTCGGGCAACAGTTCGAAATGGTGTTCATTATAGTCTTTCTCAGCAGAAATCGTGGTGATTACAAATTGGCCATTTTCATCCTGAAAGAGAATCTGCTCGTCAATAATTTTAAAGTGCATGCCTCCCAGATCCTGTTCTTCTGTGGCTTTGAGTAGTTCGTGATAGTATTGTGTCTCCATAATAAGCAGGTGTTTAGTTTGAAAGGTTCTATAAAATTTGTAAAGAATTAATTAAAAAATTTGTACATGAGATATTCTTATTCGCTACAGGTGCGGCCTAAAAACCACCCTCTTAATGGCAATCGAAGAAATAGTAAAGTTTATAAAAGGAGCTCTGTGGGAGTAATAGATGGCAAGTCGTTCATCGATCGTAGCCGAAGTACGGTTGTGCCGAGCAAGTGAAGGGCGTTAAAGGGAAGCATCTAAATCAGTAAATATTTCTCCCGAAGACAAAAAATATCTTGCTTCGAAAAATTAAGAAAAAATATCCTAAAAATGGGAAAAAAAAATTCGTCGAGTGTTAAATAAGGATAGGAGGAATAATTATGGGTTCCATATCAACTATTAGCAGCAGGCCGATTCAGTCCGCGGACAATTCCAGTACTCTGTACTATTTCGGGCATGGCAAATTAGAAAGCTCACCCTCTACTTCCTCCATACTGCATGTGCTCTCTCACGAACTGGACCATGTTGCAGAATACCGTGCTAAGGCAGCAAGAGAAAACGCTGTAATTCATTCCCTGGATATTAAGGTCGATTACGAAATCCGAGATGGAATGCTCGTAGCCGTAAGCGGAGAAACCTCCGTAACTATGGATAAGAATCCGAGGGTAAAAAATCCGGTAGACTATTATGAAAAAGCAGGAGAAGATCCGGAAGAAGTCATTCAATTACCGGGAGAAGGAGATGCAAGCCTCAGCACAAAAGGCAAACTCGAAAAACGTATCTTAGAAAAGGCTTTTCAGGCCCAACTGGCAGACAAACTCAAGAAAATAGATACCGAAATCCGCGTTCTGGAAAAAGAAGTGCAATATTCAAATCGAGAATATATAACCCTTATGGACATCAAACTCGATGCCCGTTACGAAAGGCTCAGTAAGATTAAAAATAAAATAGAATTAGAACTCCTGGATAAATCCTCAGCAGTTCCCGTTGTCGGGTAACAGGGTTTTGTATCCGAAGAGTTTTATGAAATATTTATTAGTTTTCTTATATTTCCTTTTGCTTATTTCCTGCGGAGAAAAGAATCAACGTGACATAAGTCCTGATAGTTCCGGTACGGTTTCTTCGACAGAAACTTCCCCGGCTTCCGAATACAACTCAGCTATTATTATTCCCGGCTCTGATGTTGTATTATATCCGATTGGTTCTACAAACCAGCGCTCGAGTAGCCTTCGTTCCGAATACTCCTACCAGGCTTCAACATACTGGAATGTTCTTTTTTTTAACACGGAAACGAAAGAGGCTCATCTTTTAAGTCAGAAGAGTCTCCTAATCTATTCCATACATACTCACATAGGAGATCAGGCCCAGGGAGTTCTTTCTCCCTATATTTTCTATATAATCACTTCAGAAGATTATAATCAAGACGGAAAATTGGATAATAAAGATCCCAGATACCTCTTTGTTTCTGATCTCAAAGGCAATAACCTTCGACAGATAAGTCCTTCCGGTTATAGCATTCATAACTGGCAGGTAATCCATAAAACCAGAAAAGTTCTGATAGAAGCCTTTAAAGATACGAATGGAGACAAAGTTTTTACCGGAGAAGATAAACTTATTCCTCTTATTTATGAGGATGAAACGGGTAAGACAGCAGAAGAAGTGGTTTCCAAAGAAATGCAAAAAAAGCTGGATGAGTTATATAAGAAAATTTGGCTTAAGTAAGAAAGCGAACCATTTACTGGTTCGCATACGGAAAAGTCCTAAAGGCTTTAGGACAGGGAGTAATTCACCTTAAAGGCCTTTTCATCTCCATAAAAGGTTTCGTCTATGGATTCAAAGCTCACTCCCTGAAAATTTTCTACCTTGGATTTGTAGGAACCGGTAACGAGAATTTCGTAGGCTTTTGCTGTATCTTCCCCCAGTTTGCTGGCAAAGTTCACCTGTGAACCAAAAACATCTTTATCTCCAATGCGTAAGATTTTTCCATGACCGAGGCCTATACAGAGTAAGACTTTTTCTTCTTCTATTTTTGTCTGGTTGTATTCATGTAAAGATTTTTGCATTTTTAGAGAAGCTTCGAGTGCATCAAGAGGACTTCTGAATATTACTAAGAAACTATCTCCTTCTGCTTTCAGTAAGATTCCATCCTGTTCTTCTATGATAGGAGTAAGAATTCTTTCAGATTCATAAATGGTTTGTAAGAAATGAATAATTCCAAATTGGGAAGCTCTGCGTGAGAAACCGGAGAGATCGGTGAACATCACACTCCATTCTTCTCCGAAAAGATTCCAGATTCTTTCGTCTATCTTTGCCTTATCTGCTCCATTCTCTAAACGTAGTTGAATGAGTTGTTCTAACCTGTCTTCTGAGGCGCTTGTGTAGATTCTTCTTTTTATCGTCATATAACCCCCTCTTACACAAATTACTGCACTCGGAGTAAATATAGCAAGACTTTTTTCTTATTCGTTTAGCCAGGCTTCTGCAGCTAATAATTCAGAAAACTCTTTCTTTTGAATTTTAGATTTACCATACATTTCCTGAGCGGTAGCCTGACTGATAAATGTATAGGGCATAAGAACAGCCATTTTAGAGATTCCCAGCTCTATGGCTACTGCATGGGCTTTTAAGATTTCTTCAGAAACATCCGGTGGTTGCGGACCGCAGAGTCTTCTGTCTACAATTCCCGTAAAACCTTCTCCGGCCAGTTCGGCGGCTTTTCGTATTCCGGGTGTCAGATCCTTTATAGCTTCTTTGTTGGGTGCAGGAATATCGGTATAAGTTAAATAAACCCGGTGAATACTTGTATCTACTGATATTACAAAATACTCATTTTTTTCTATAAGCCTCATATCCTAAAATTATCAGGAAAAGTTTTTCCTGACAAGCAATAAAAAAGATTTGCTATTCATTCAGGACTTTGAGCAAACTTGATCCGGGTTAGAAAATGGGACTTTTGTTACTTTCAATTTGTTTTTCAGTCTGCTTACTCCTGCTCTTGCTTTTTGTTTATTTTCATTTCCGGAAAATCCGGCAGGTAGATGAAATCCTTGTCGAGTTACAAGAAAAATTCATTAAAATGGAAAAACAGCTCAGACCAGACGGTACTACTACAAGTCGTAATACGGGGGATGTTTCTCCGAGAATGCTTGTAACTATCGAAGTGAAAGATCCTATAGGTCTTGCGCGAAGGGAGTCTTACATAGGAAAAATTGCCAGTGATTGGTTGCCGGATCTGGTAAAACAAAAAGTCTATGAACAGGTGCGCAAAGAAACTATAGAAGAATTGAAGCGGAAAAATGTAGATGCCAAAGTAAACATTATTCAGATTTGAGGATAGATGATGGAACTTACAATATCTTTACTTATCTCTTTTACTCTGCTCATTTCATTGGCTGTGGTTTTATTTTTCAGTTATCGCTCTTTAGGGAACTTGCATCTTCGTGCTCTTAAATTAAAGAAAGAAGCCGGCCACGTTTCTTCTATAGTCAGTCATGAATTCTTACGTAGATTGTCCTTTCGTCAGAAAAAAGAAATGGTAGAAAACCTTGTTTCAAAAAGTACAGAAACTATTGAAAAAGTATCTAACCTGACTTTTGGCATATTAAACAATCTGGCGGATTCACAAAAAGCTTCAAACAGGGCAAAAAGAATCAAAGAAGCCGGAGAGAGAAAAAAGATTGAAGAGAAGCAAAAGTTAGAAGAATCTAAAAAAACTACGGAGAATGAAGGAGGTAGTGGCATTTAGGCATATTTGATTTTTCTAATGTATTGATATTAGTTTAAGTATTTGCAAATTTATTTATATTTTTTCTTTACAGTTTTTTTCATCTCCTTATTATTAACTCTCGCAGGAGAGATATACATTGATAAGGTTTTTATACTTTTTTATAGTTTTCAGTTTTTTTTCTATTTTTGCGGATGGTACAAACAAAACAGTTTATCTGGGGAAATTCGCAGCCTATAATTCAGCAAAAGATCCACAGGTTGAAGATTTAATTTTTTTAAACCTGAAAAAAGAACTTACAGATTCCGGTTATACAGTTCGGGAAGGAGAAGCTGATTTATCAGGCACACCAATCGAAGAAAAATCTCTTGAAAAGAATTCCCATTCTTTCCTGATCGATGGTTATTATAGAAAAGATAAATTTCATAACCTGAATCTTTACATTCAAATTTATGATGCTTCCACCGGTAAAGTTATTGATGCCGTAAACATCAGTCGGGATCTTCCCGAACTGGAAGATTTAAACCTCGATGAAACGGAACTCAAAGAATCTGATTCTGAAGTAATTTCTGATGCGGCTAAAAAAACCCTGATACGAATCAAGGGGAATCCGGATAAGAAAATTATTGATGAACATATAGATAATGAAATTAAAAACCATCCCATCAGTAGCACTTATCGTTTCCCTCTTTCAGAAGCAAATCTTACCCAGAAGACGGAAGAAGTTTTCAAGCTTTTAGGGGAAACAGAAGTTGTCACAGCTTCCAGAACCAAAGAAAGCATTATTGATGTTCCGGCGAGTATTATGGTTGTATCCGAGCAGGATTTCAAAGACAGGGGCTATAGTAGCATGGAAGATATCTTTCGAGACCTTCCCGGTTTTGATTTTATCGGTCTTGGAGGTGCAGATCCAAATGTTCTTTACCAGAGAGGTTATCGTACGCCTTTTACATCCAGAACCTTGCTCATGATAGATGGTATCATCCAGAATGACTTATGGACTCAAGTTGCTACTGTAGATAGAACCTATCCGATATCCAATGTTAAACGGGTAGAAATCATTTACGGCCCCGCTTCTGCGGTATACGGACCCAATGCCTTTCAGGGTATTATAAACATTATTACGAAAACCGCAAAAGATAATGGTAAGCAAACAGTAGCAGGTAAAACAAGTTTTATGTACGGAACCGGGCCGAATTGGACGGTAGATGGTGCAGTCAATGCACAGGTCGGTGAAGTAGGAATCTCTATGTCTGCGAGAACTACTCAGGGACTGGATGAAAATAATAACATCAAGGGTAAAGGGTACCAATCACCTTTCTATATGAATAACCCAAAGGTCTGGGGTCCGGTTCTCTTCTACGGAAATATGGGGAATGCTTACGGAACTTATAAAGATGCTGTAAATGACTGGGGCACCATACTCAGTGTTACCTATAAGACTTTAAAAATTGGAGCACATATTAGTAATAAAGATGAAGCTTATGCAGGAGCCTATCCCGGTGATAAGGCACAAACGAATGACCCCTGGTCCAAGCATCTTGTTAACTTATATGTAGAAAATGTTGCAGAAATTACACCCAGGTTAACTTCTTACTCCCTGGCCCTATATCGGGATACATACACCTATGGAAGTTGGTCGGAAGCAGATGGATATAGTTTAACAGAACCTTCTTATATTAGTATTACCCGTTGGACCAATGCCAGTAAAAGTGCGAGAATCAACCAGAACCTGGAGTATAAGGTAAACGAATACCTGAAAGTAATGGGAGGTATAAAATTAGAATTTAAGAAACTATCAAAATACTATGATATCCCTGGATACTGGTGGAGTTCAACTTACTTTAGTTCGGTAGATGCTTTAAACCCTGCTGTAAATCCGGGTATCAAGGATGACCCCTTGCATCAGAATGGAGGTTATTCGATATACCTGAGTTCGGATCCCTTTATACTGAAAGGGCCTTCCCCCAAGAAAAGAATGCCCGATGAAAATACAATTGCTACTTATGATAGGGGTGGATTTTTACTTACTATCATTGATTGGGGAAAGTTTCGCTTTAGTCCCGGTGTTCGTTATGATGAAAACTCGGTATATGGTAGAGCTTTAAATCCCCGGATTACGGGTATCTATAAAATGAATGATCGCACCGCGGTGAAATTATTATACGGGGAAGCCTTTAACGAACCTCCACCTATGCTGTTATACGGTGGTTTCTCCGGACGAACCGCCGACTTGAATTTAAAACCGGAAAAAGAGAAAACAACGGAATTAATCTTTATGCGTCAGGGAAAACGTATTTCCAATGAGGTTTCCGGTTATTACGCCAGATACGAAGACGTAATTAAAGAATCAGCTAAGAATGCCGGAAGACGAAGAATATATGGTCTTGAATATAAGTTCAGATGGAACTTTTCTAATTTTATAGATAAATCAGCACCTATCAGCTTATATACGTATTATACTTATACAGAAGCTCTGGCCGATACTTATTACGATCATAATATGGGTGAATGGAAAGAAGGAGTTACACCTCTCCGACAATATGAGTATTTATTTCGAGGTCAAAAAGTTGCCGGCCCTTTTGGTTCTTATTACGACGGACCTGCTTCTTTTATTCCGCGTAAACGTGAGTATAAAAACCTCGGAGATATTGCTCCTCATAAGATAAATTTGGGTGCGAACCTTCCCATTCAGGATTTATTTATTTTAAATCTCAGAACTAATTATGTAAGTGCGAGAGAATTTTATTCGAGAAACGCCCTGAGTGATAACGGGCCTTTGAAAGACCCTACTGATGTAGATGCCGTACTGAAAAGAATAGTTCAACAGGAAACTAAAAGACTACCGGCCAATCTAATATTCGATTCCGGTATTACCATGAACTTTAAACACTACGGGTATTTCACTTTCAGGGTAATGAATATTTTCAATACCTATTATGTGCATCCGGGAACCAGCAATGCCAATGCCGGTACTTATTATTATGCTCGATCCAGTGGGTATGACTCTTCATTGTTACCCCAACCCGGACGCTCCTTCATGATGAATTTGACTTTAACGTTTTAAAATGGTTCCAGACGGCTTACTCTTCGGATACACTCAGGGGCCTTTCGGAGATCTCAGCCGGCTGAGAAAGTAAAACGAGCCGAAGCCAGGCTCAGGGAGCAGCCGTATTCATATTTCCATATATACAAATTCTTCCTGTTCTATACCTTTCTTTAAGGCCTGAAGGTATTTTATAAAATAGATATGATCCCCGATGATACTATCTTTTAAGTAGGAATCAGCTTTTAGAAGAGCGGGATTTCCTCTTTCTAATTCAAGAATCAGTTTTTCTGAAAACTCGGATATTGATTCCAAAAGAAAATAAAGATATTCTTTGCGCTTCACATTATCCAGCTCGATTAACTGTAGTCGAATTTTTTCTGAATCATTCGTGATTTCAATCTCTTTAGATTTTCCGATTTTCGAGAATTTTGAGTGACTGAGCCATTCGTAAAAAGATTCAGATACATCTATAGTACAGGATGTATCGTTTTTTGAATAGAGTGTAATGTCTAACATAATAAGGACTCCAAGTTTTTATCTAATATCTTATCTTCGGGTATTCTTTCAATCCAGGATATATTATTTTCCTTAAAAAGTTTTTTTGCATTTTCGGATATCACACCTGTAGTAAGGACAGCTATTATCGACCCTTTAGAAATGATTTTTTTAGCTTCCCCTGAATCAATCCTCTGCTTGGTTTTAATTTCTATGTGTAGCATCTTAATTATAAACTTCCTTTAGTTTTTGCATAAGCCTGTGAACTTTATTTCTATCGCTCACTCTAAAAATAATGATATCACCGTTTGGATCATTATTCCGAGTTCTCTCTGATGAAATTCCCTCTGACTTTAGAAGCTTTAATACTTTTGTTACCAGGTCACGATGAACTCTAAGTTTATAAATTAAACCATCTTCATCAGTTTCAAGATTTAAACCCATGTGTAACTTTGTCTCCTTTTCCTGCTTCTCCGACGCTGAATATGCTTGACTACAGACTCCGAGCGATGGAAAAACTGATTATATTATACAATATATATTCATATATC
Encoded proteins:
- a CDS encoding Uma2 family endonuclease, whose product is METQYYHELLKATEEQDLGGMHFKIIDEQILFQDENGQFVITTISAEKDYNEHHFELLPEMAPYQLIEGKIIFMYSPSFRHQQVLGKLYIEIGVFVNREGIGEAVMAPLDVRLDEKNVVQPDILFVSIRRASIIEKKVHGAPDFIIEILSTPRRDSLQCISTRGLYGRFLVKEYWIVHPEEEWIEVYHNKAGIMWKQQTARAGDTIYSKAIEGFQLDVGKVF
- a CDS encoding adenylate/guanylate cyclase domain-containing protein is translated as MTIKRRIYTSASEDRLEQLIQLRLENGADKAKIDERIWNLFGEEWSVMFTDLSGFSRRASQFGIIHFLQTIYESERILTPIIEEQDGILLKAEGDSFLVIFRSPLDALEASLKMQKSLHEYNQTKIEEEKVLLCIGLGHGKILRIGDKDVFGSQVNFASKLGEDTAKAYEILVTGSYKSKVENFQGVSFESIDETFYGDEKAFKVNYSLS
- a CDS encoding TonB-dependent receptor, with the translated sequence MIRFLYFFIVFSFFSIFADGTNKTVYLGKFAAYNSAKDPQVEDLIFLNLKKELTDSGYTVREGEADLSGTPIEEKSLEKNSHSFLIDGYYRKDKFHNLNLYIQIYDASTGKVIDAVNISRDLPELEDLNLDETELKESDSEVISDAAKKTLIRIKGNPDKKIIDEHIDNEIKNHPISSTYRFPLSEANLTQKTEEVFKLLGETEVVTASRTKESIIDVPASIMVVSEQDFKDRGYSSMEDIFRDLPGFDFIGLGGADPNVLYQRGYRTPFTSRTLLMIDGIIQNDLWTQVATVDRTYPISNVKRVEIIYGPASAVYGPNAFQGIINIITKTAKDNGKQTVAGKTSFMYGTGPNWTVDGAVNAQVGEVGISMSARTTQGLDENNNIKGKGYQSPFYMNNPKVWGPVLFYGNMGNAYGTYKDAVNDWGTILSVTYKTLKIGAHISNKDEAYAGAYPGDKAQTNDPWSKHLVNLYVENVAEITPRLTSYSLALYRDTYTYGSWSEADGYSLTEPSYISITRWTNASKSARINQNLEYKVNEYLKVMGGIKLEFKKLSKYYDIPGYWWSSTYFSSVDALNPAVNPGIKDDPLHQNGGYSIYLSSDPFILKGPSPKKRMPDENTIATYDRGGFLLTIIDWGKFRFSPGVRYDENSVYGRALNPRITGIYKMNDRTAVKLLYGEAFNEPPPMLLYGGFSGRTADLNLKPEKEKTTELIFMRQGKRISNEVSGYYARYEDVIKESAKNAGRRRIYGLEYKFRWNFSNFIDKSAPISLYTYYTYTEALADTYYDHNMGEWKEGVTPLRQYEYLFRGQKVAGPFGSYYDGPASFIPRKREYKNLGDIAPHKINLGANLPIQDLFILNLRTNYVSAREFYSRNALSDNGPLKDPTDVDAVLKRIVQQETKRLPANLIFDSGITMNFKHYGYFTFRVMNIFNTYYVHPGTSNANAGTYYYARSSGYDSSLLPQPGRSFMMNLTLTF